Proteins encoded by one window of Enterobacter hormaechei subsp. xiangfangensis:
- the citE gene encoding citrate (pro-3S)-lyase subunit beta — protein sequence MSKLRRSMLFLPGANAAMLSTAFIYRPDSIMFDLEDAVALREKDTARMLVFHALQHPMYQDIETVVRINPLSTPFGLLDLEAAVRAGVDVIRLPKTDTPDYIYELEGHLERIEQACGREVGSTRVMAAIESAIGVINAVAIARSSPRLIGIALAAFDYVMDMQTERGDGTELFYARCAVLHAARAAGIDAFDVVWSDVNDEAGFLREVDLIRKMGFNGKSLINPRQIDLLHNAYAPTREEVEHAKRVIEAAEEGERNGLGVVSLNGKMVDAPIINHAQVVLERAAASGVRR from the coding sequence ATGAGCAAACTCCGCCGCAGTATGCTGTTCCTGCCGGGCGCCAATGCCGCCATGCTCTCTACCGCCTTTATCTACCGCCCCGACTCCATCATGTTTGACCTTGAGGACGCCGTGGCCCTGCGCGAGAAAGACACCGCACGCATGCTGGTGTTCCACGCGTTGCAGCACCCGATGTATCAGGATATCGAAACCGTGGTGCGCATTAACCCGCTGAGCACGCCGTTTGGCCTGCTGGATCTGGAGGCCGCCGTGCGCGCGGGCGTGGACGTGATACGCCTGCCGAAAACCGACACCCCGGACTATATTTACGAGCTGGAAGGCCACCTCGAGCGTATCGAGCAGGCGTGCGGCCGCGAGGTGGGTTCCACCCGCGTGATGGCGGCGATTGAATCGGCCATTGGCGTCATCAACGCCGTGGCGATTGCCCGCAGCTCCCCGCGCCTGATCGGCATTGCGCTGGCCGCCTTTGACTACGTGATGGACATGCAGACCGAGCGCGGCGACGGCACCGAGCTGTTCTACGCCCGCTGCGCCGTGCTGCACGCCGCCCGCGCGGCAGGCATCGACGCCTTCGACGTGGTGTGGTCAGACGTTAACGATGAAGCCGGGTTCCTGCGCGAAGTCGATCTGATCCGCAAGATGGGCTTTAACGGCAAATCGCTGATTAACCCGCGCCAGATAGACCTGCTGCACAACGCCTACGCCCCGACACGGGAAGAAGTGGAACACGCGAAACGGGTGATTGAGGCGGCAGAAGAGGGCGAGCGTAACGGCCTGGGCGTGGTGTCGCTCAACGGCAAAATGGTGGATGCACCGATTATTAACCACGCGCAGGTGGTGCTGGAGCGCGCGGCGGCCTCCGGCGTGCGTCGGTAA
- the citX gene encoding citrate lyase holo-[acyl-carrier protein] synthase: MTFATPVRAGVSLEELLAAKERRAARQADWLTHYQQPVISLTLVTPGQIKDSLRYRNTMGVALQMCDQLLWENRWQVLDRQVLWLPTGPEALWCVAHPAAEIKAHCAELEQTHPLGRLWDLDVICPQHGHVGRQSLGANLRRCLICDEPAHACSRSRRHPVEQVVSRVEKTIDDWFARD; the protein is encoded by the coding sequence ATGACTTTTGCGACACCCGTGCGGGCGGGTGTCAGCCTGGAGGAACTGCTGGCGGCGAAAGAGCGCCGCGCAGCCCGTCAGGCTGACTGGCTTACGCACTATCAACAACCGGTGATCTCCCTCACGCTGGTCACGCCCGGGCAAATCAAAGACAGCCTGCGCTATCGCAACACCATGGGCGTGGCGTTACAGATGTGCGACCAGCTGCTGTGGGAAAACCGCTGGCAGGTGCTGGACCGCCAGGTGCTCTGGCTACCCACCGGACCTGAAGCATTGTGGTGCGTCGCGCATCCGGCGGCGGAAATCAAAGCGCACTGTGCGGAACTGGAGCAGACGCACCCGCTCGGCAGACTGTGGGACCTGGATGTGATCTGTCCTCAGCATGGCCACGTCGGACGCCAGTCGCTGGGGGCAAACCTCAGGCGCTGCCTGATCTGCGACGAGCCCGCCCACGCCTGCTCCCGTTCGCGGCGCCATCCCGTTGAGCAGGTAGTTTCCCGCGTGGAGAAGACGATCGATGACTGGTTTGCTCGCGACTAA
- the citG gene encoding triphosphoribosyl-dephospho-CoA synthase CitG: MTGLLATKPRPIDVPALAEAALWQELELTPKPGLVDRLNNGSHRDMDHALFVRSIMAITPWFARFAELGEAHAAKPADRQLRILRPMGMACEQAMYAATGGVNTHKGGIFALGLLCFAAGRVKNISADSLCCEVSNICRGLVARELAGRSGQATAGERQFQHYGLTGARGEAESGFATVRKALGQWNGQLLHDLLLRLMAVNQDSNLVSRGGIQGLRYVQGYARELLANGWDREALLKMDKALIERNLSPGGSADLLSVGWVLSAIK; this comes from the coding sequence ATGACTGGTTTGCTCGCGACTAAACCGCGCCCGATTGATGTGCCCGCGCTTGCCGAAGCGGCACTGTGGCAGGAGCTGGAGCTGACGCCCAAGCCGGGGCTGGTGGACAGGCTCAATAACGGCTCGCATCGGGATATGGACCATGCCTTGTTTGTCCGCAGCATTATGGCGATTACGCCGTGGTTTGCCCGGTTTGCGGAACTGGGTGAAGCACATGCGGCCAAACCTGCCGATCGGCAGTTGCGGATTCTCCGCCCAATGGGAATGGCCTGCGAGCAGGCAATGTACGCCGCCACGGGCGGGGTAAATACCCACAAGGGCGGTATTTTTGCTCTTGGTTTGCTCTGCTTCGCCGCCGGTCGTGTGAAAAATATCTCTGCGGATAGCCTCTGTTGTGAGGTAAGTAACATCTGTCGCGGGCTGGTGGCGCGGGAGCTGGCCGGGCGCAGCGGGCAGGCAACGGCGGGGGAGCGGCAGTTTCAGCATTACGGCTTAACCGGGGCGCGAGGCGAGGCGGAGAGCGGCTTTGCGACGGTGCGTAAGGCGCTGGGGCAGTGGAACGGACAGTTGCTTCACGACCTGCTGTTGCGCCTGATGGCGGTCAATCAGGACAGTAATCTCGTGTCACGCGGCGGCATTCAGGGGCTGCGCTATGTTCAGGGCTACGCGCGGGAACTGCTGGCTAACGGCTGGGATCGCGAGGCGTTGCTTAAGATGGATAAGGCACTGATTGAACGAAACCTGAGTCCGGGCGGCAGCGCGGATTTGCTGTCGGTGGGGTGGGTGCTGTCTGCTATAAAATAG
- a CDS encoding ATP-binding protein has protein sequence MKVSFQIKLFISLVAFFSVLFALLGGYYYVDVGRQLYQEMSARAKIQAEEIALIPTLRKEVEQKDIQGIHDFMQKIAARSDASFIVIGDNKGLHLFHSVFADRVGKTLVGGDNDEVLHGKSTITIRKGGLGISLRSKAPIFNDAGQVVGIVSVGYLTSYLDTITVSKVVNILIAAVLLLIALFIFSWFFTRSIKKQIFSLEPREIGLLVRQQKAMMESIYEGVIAIDDDLRIEVINQAARKLLGLRQPARELRGQLISQVIAPVPFFNAQTMLAKDTHDEICRFNDLTVIASRVRIMLEDALQGWVITFRDRNEIDSLSAQLSQVKRYVDNLRIMRHEQLNRMTTLSGLLHMGRYDEAIRYIQAQSEHAQELLDFISSRFSSPTLCGLLLGKAARAREKGVELSFDPACRVDKPFLPLLESELISIIGNLLDNAIEATQRAPLPHAPVDVLIKLNEQELIIEVADQGVGITPEIRDRIFERGITTKTRGDHGIGLYLIESYVTQAGGAIEVADNTPRGAIFSLFIPATGTARHPVQELEDTDYAT, from the coding sequence ATGAAAGTATCGTTTCAGATCAAGCTGTTTATTTCGCTGGTCGCCTTTTTCTCAGTGCTGTTCGCATTACTGGGCGGATATTATTATGTCGATGTCGGCAGGCAGCTTTATCAGGAAATGAGCGCGCGCGCAAAAATACAGGCTGAAGAAATTGCGCTTATTCCAACCCTGCGAAAAGAAGTCGAACAAAAGGATATCCAGGGCATCCATGACTTTATGCAGAAAATAGCCGCCCGCAGCGACGCCAGTTTTATTGTGATTGGTGACAATAAGGGGCTGCATCTTTTCCACTCCGTGTTTGCCGACCGGGTAGGCAAAACGCTGGTTGGCGGAGATAACGACGAGGTATTACACGGCAAAAGTACCATCACCATCCGCAAGGGCGGGTTAGGCATTTCACTGCGCAGCAAAGCGCCCATTTTTAATGATGCCGGGCAGGTGGTGGGGATTGTTTCGGTAGGCTATCTCACAAGCTATCTGGACACCATCACCGTCAGCAAGGTGGTTAATATCCTGATTGCCGCCGTGCTGCTGCTTATCGCCCTGTTTATTTTCTCCTGGTTCTTCACCCGCAGCATCAAGAAGCAGATATTCTCTCTGGAGCCGCGCGAAATCGGCCTGCTGGTGCGCCAGCAAAAGGCGATGATGGAATCCATTTATGAAGGGGTGATTGCCATCGATGACGATCTCCGCATTGAGGTGATCAACCAGGCGGCGCGTAAATTATTAGGCTTACGCCAGCCCGCCCGCGAACTGCGGGGTCAACTCATCAGCCAGGTGATCGCGCCCGTCCCGTTCTTCAATGCGCAAACCATGCTTGCGAAAGACACCCACGATGAGATCTGTCGCTTTAACGATCTCACGGTCATTGCCAGCCGGGTGCGGATAATGCTGGAAGATGCATTGCAGGGCTGGGTGATCACCTTTCGCGATCGCAACGAGATCGACTCGCTCAGCGCCCAGCTCAGCCAGGTGAAGCGCTACGTTGATAACCTGCGCATCATGCGCCATGAACAGCTGAACCGCATGACTACGCTGTCCGGCCTGCTGCATATGGGCCGTTATGACGAGGCAATTCGCTACATACAGGCGCAGTCGGAACACGCTCAGGAGCTGCTGGACTTTATCTCGTCCCGCTTTAGCTCTCCGACGCTGTGTGGTTTGCTGCTTGGAAAGGCCGCCCGCGCGCGTGAAAAAGGCGTTGAGCTGAGTTTCGATCCGGCCTGCCGGGTGGATAAACCGTTCCTGCCGCTGCTCGAATCGGAACTTATCTCGATCATCGGGAACTTGCTGGATAACGCCATTGAAGCGACCCAGCGTGCACCGCTCCCGCATGCCCCGGTGGACGTGCTGATAAAGCTGAACGAGCAGGAACTGATTATTGAAGTCGCCGACCAGGGCGTCGGCATCACACCGGAGATCCGCGACCGGATCTTTGAGCGCGGCATCACCACCAAAACGCGCGGCGATCATGGTATTGGCCTGTATCTGATTGAAAGCTATGTCACACAGGCTGGCGGTGCAATTGAAGTTGCCGATAACACCCCACGCGGTGCCATTTTCTCACTGTTTATTCCCGCCACGGGAACGGCCCGGCACCCCGTACAGGAACTGGAAGATACCGACTATGCAACATGA
- the citD gene encoding citrate lyase acyl carrier protein: MNIVREALAGTQESSDLMVKIAPAHGELEIVIHSEVIKQFGEQIRQVVNDTLRAMNVHQGLIIIEDKGALDCVIRARLQSALLRAADEQAINWGALK, translated from the coding sequence ATGAATATTGTAAGGGAGGCGCTGGCCGGAACGCAGGAGTCCAGCGACCTGATGGTGAAAATCGCCCCCGCTCACGGTGAGCTGGAGATCGTCATCCACAGCGAAGTGATTAAGCAGTTTGGCGAGCAGATTCGCCAGGTGGTCAACGACACATTGCGCGCCATGAACGTGCACCAGGGATTAATCATTATTGAAGACAAAGGGGCGCTGGACTGTGTGATCCGCGCTCGCCTGCAAAGCGCGCTTCTGCGTGCCGCCGATGAACAGGCCATCAACTGGGGGGCGCTGAAATGA
- the citC gene encoding [citrate (pro-3S)-lyase] ligase — protein sequence MHSQPIDFRHTLVAKHPERLSQIRYLLADSGLGLDNDITLFVEAWSGAQLVGCAGLAANVIKCVAVNELLRGENLSARLLAEVENAALERGHFHLFLCTRPCNKERFGRSGFWPIAQSGNNAVLMENTPQGIARYCRTLSRMRRGGEKIGAIVMNANPFTLGHRHLVEQAAAQCDALHLFVVREDASFFPFSARLEMVRAGVAHLPSVVVHEGSQYIISRATFPAYFLKETGKVQQAWSEIDVLIFRDFIAPALGITHRFIGSEPFCDITRQYNQTLHDLLASHIDVVEMPRIKATGNAISASEVRRLLKTQQFSRIREIVPDSTFAHLEAHYRASAEVA from the coding sequence ATGCATTCGCAACCCATCGATTTTCGCCACACGCTGGTGGCGAAACACCCGGAACGCTTGAGTCAGATCCGTTACCTGCTGGCAGACAGCGGCCTTGGCCTGGACAACGACATCACGCTGTTCGTCGAAGCCTGGTCCGGCGCGCAGCTGGTGGGTTGCGCCGGGCTGGCTGCCAACGTCATCAAATGCGTGGCGGTCAACGAGCTGCTTCGTGGGGAAAACCTCAGCGCGCGTCTGCTGGCAGAGGTGGAAAATGCGGCGCTGGAGCGCGGCCATTTTCACCTCTTCCTCTGCACCCGTCCGTGCAATAAGGAACGCTTTGGCCGCAGCGGTTTCTGGCCGATTGCCCAGAGCGGGAACAACGCGGTGCTAATGGAGAACACCCCGCAGGGGATCGCGCGCTACTGCCGTACCTTAAGCCGGATGCGAAGGGGCGGGGAAAAAATTGGTGCCATTGTGATGAATGCCAACCCATTCACCCTCGGCCACCGTCATCTGGTGGAGCAGGCGGCGGCGCAGTGCGATGCCCTGCATCTGTTTGTAGTGCGTGAAGACGCCTCGTTCTTCCCGTTCAGCGCGCGCCTTGAGATGGTGCGCGCGGGCGTGGCGCATCTGCCGAGCGTGGTGGTGCATGAAGGCTCGCAGTACATCATCTCCCGCGCCACGTTTCCGGCCTACTTCCTGAAGGAGACCGGCAAAGTGCAGCAGGCGTGGAGCGAGATCGACGTGCTGATCTTCCGGGACTTCATCGCCCCGGCGCTGGGCATCACGCACCGTTTCATCGGCTCGGAGCCGTTCTGCGATATCACCCGCCAGTACAACCAGACGCTGCACGACCTGCTGGCCTCGCATATTGACGTGGTGGAGATGCCGCGCATCAAGGCCACCGGCAACGCCATTTCGGCCTCGGAAGTGCGCCGTTTACTCAAGACACAGCAGTTTTCCCGGATCCGGGAGATTGTCCCGGACTCCACCTTCGCGCACCTCGAAGCACATTATCGTGCGAGTGCGGAAGTCGCATAA
- a CDS encoding fumarylacetoacetate hydrolase family protein translates to MKLASFLYQGKRSYGIVQADGVIDLGRRLGDRYSDLKALLQGNGLAQATRYLNDAVDVPMSAITFLPVIEQPEKILCVGMNYADKRKEFDQHNPAPTLFVRFPDSQTGHNEPVLKPRHSSEFDYEGELAVIIGKGGENISRDDALRHVAGYSCYMDGSARDWQHTWFTAGKNWRKTGAFGPWMATADEIPDPHQLAIRTWLNGRMVQEDNTSSMIHKVAELIEYISTFTRLSPGDVIITGSPGGVGKKRNPPLFMKEGDRIEVEIEHIGHLSNVIVEAPAVGLAAAH, encoded by the coding sequence ATGAAACTCGCAAGCTTTTTATACCAGGGAAAACGCAGCTACGGCATTGTCCAGGCCGACGGCGTGATTGATTTAGGTCGCCGTCTGGGCGACCGCTACAGCGACCTTAAGGCGCTGCTGCAGGGCAACGGGCTGGCGCAGGCTACCCGCTACCTGAACGATGCCGTGGACGTGCCGATGAGCGCCATCACCTTCTTACCGGTGATTGAGCAGCCGGAAAAAATCCTCTGCGTGGGCATGAACTACGCCGACAAGCGCAAGGAGTTTGACCAGCACAACCCGGCCCCGACGCTGTTTGTTCGCTTCCCGGATTCACAGACCGGCCACAACGAGCCGGTGCTGAAGCCGCGCCACTCCAGCGAATTCGACTACGAAGGCGAGCTGGCGGTGATCATCGGTAAAGGCGGGGAGAACATCAGCCGCGACGACGCCCTGCGCCATGTGGCCGGCTACAGCTGCTACATGGACGGCTCCGCCCGCGACTGGCAGCACACCTGGTTTACCGCCGGTAAAAACTGGCGCAAAACCGGCGCGTTTGGCCCGTGGATGGCGACGGCGGACGAGATCCCCGATCCGCACCAACTGGCAATCCGCACCTGGCTGAACGGCCGCATGGTGCAGGAAGACAACACCAGCAGCATGATCCACAAGGTGGCGGAGCTGATCGAGTACATCAGCACCTTCACCCGCTTAAGTCCTGGCGATGTGATCATCACCGGATCCCCAGGTGGGGTGGGTAAAAAGCGTAACCCGCCGCTGTTTATGAAAGAGGGGGATCGCATTGAGGTGGAGATCGAGCATATCGGTCATCTGAGCAACGTGATCGTGGAAGCGCCAGCCGTCGGGCTTGCGGCAGCACATTAA
- a CDS encoding 2-hydroxycarboxylate transporter family protein — MSTTDDSFSVTHDPIDIQRPSLKERWWHIMDTWKIGIIPLPLFVLAGALIAIDCLGGKLPSDIVVMVATLAFFGFACGEFGKRLPIVGKLGAAAICATFIPSALVYYGLLPDVVVESTTKFYKSTNILYLYICCIIVGSIMSMNRTVLIQGFLRIFFPMLCGEIVGMIVGMGVGLALGLEPFQIFFFIILPIMAGGVGEGAIPLSIGYATLLHMDQGVALGRVLPMVMLGGLTAIIISGCLNQLGKRYPHLTGEGQLMPNRANADATVSQPAFSGKADVTTIASGALLAVLLYMLGMLGHKLIGLPAPVGMLFMAVLVKLCNGASPRLLEGSQVVYKFFQTSVTYPILFAVGVAITPWHELVAAFTLTNLLVIISTVSALVATGFFVGKKIGMHPIDVAIVSCCQSGQGGTGDVAILTAGNRMSLMPFAQIATRIGGAINVSISLLILGNFLV, encoded by the coding sequence ATGAGCACAACTGACGATTCATTCTCTGTTACCCACGACCCGATTGATATTCAGCGGCCATCGCTCAAAGAGCGCTGGTGGCATATTATGGATACCTGGAAAATCGGCATTATACCTCTGCCGCTGTTCGTTCTGGCGGGCGCGCTGATTGCGATTGATTGCCTGGGCGGAAAACTACCGAGCGACATTGTGGTCATGGTGGCCACGCTGGCCTTCTTCGGCTTTGCCTGCGGTGAGTTCGGCAAACGCCTGCCGATTGTCGGCAAGCTCGGCGCGGCGGCAATTTGCGCCACCTTTATCCCTTCCGCGCTGGTCTATTACGGCCTGCTGCCGGATGTAGTAGTGGAATCCACCACTAAGTTCTATAAATCCACCAACATTCTTTATCTCTATATTTGCTGCATTATCGTCGGCAGCATCATGAGTATGAACCGCACCGTGCTGATCCAGGGCTTCCTGCGCATCTTCTTCCCGATGCTGTGCGGTGAAATCGTCGGCATGATTGTCGGCATGGGTGTTGGGCTGGCGCTGGGCCTCGAGCCGTTCCAGATCTTCTTCTTTATCATTCTGCCGATCATGGCGGGCGGCGTCGGGGAAGGGGCAATCCCGCTTTCCATCGGCTATGCCACCCTGTTGCATATGGATCAGGGCGTGGCGCTCGGCCGCGTACTGCCGATGGTGATGCTCGGCGGCCTGACGGCGATCATTATCTCCGGTTGCCTCAACCAGCTCGGGAAACGCTACCCGCACCTGACCGGTGAAGGCCAGCTGATGCCGAATCGCGCCAATGCCGATGCCACCGTCTCTCAGCCTGCGTTCTCCGGCAAAGCGGACGTGACGACCATCGCCTCCGGCGCGCTGCTGGCGGTGTTGCTGTACATGCTGGGTATGCTCGGTCACAAGCTGATTGGTCTGCCAGCGCCGGTGGGCATGCTGTTTATGGCGGTGCTGGTGAAGCTCTGCAACGGTGCCTCTCCGCGTCTGCTGGAGGGCTCTCAGGTGGTGTACAAATTCTTCCAGACCTCTGTGACCTACCCGATTCTCTTTGCCGTTGGCGTAGCCATCACCCCATGGCATGAACTGGTGGCCGCCTTCACGCTGACCAACCTGCTGGTGATTATCAGCACCGTCTCCGCGCTGGTGGCAACCGGGTTCTTCGTCGGCAAAAAGATTGGCATGCACCCGATTGATGTCGCCATCGTCTCCTGCTGCCAGAGCGGCCAGGGCGGTACCGGCGACGTGGCGATCCTGACCGCAGGCAACCGCATGAGCCTGATGCCGTTCGCCCAGATTGCTACCCGTATCGGCGGGGCGATTAACGTCTCCATCTCTCTGCTGATTCTGGGCAACTTCCTCGTTTAA
- the citF gene encoding citrate lyase subunit alpha gives MNQTELLHMNFPHLRDLKPFDTAHSATPWLADSEAKHSRKLCASIEEAVKRCGLQDGMTISFHHAFREGDRVINTVVALLARMGLKNLTLASSSLMTCNDALIEHIESGVITRIYTSGMRGRLADAISHGLMDEPVQIHSHGGRVKLLQDGELNIDVAFLGVPCSDEFGNANGTHGKSCCGSLGYAMVDAQFARKVVLLTEALVPFPNMPASLVQDQVDYIVQVESVGDPAKISVGAARVTSNPRELMIARYAADVIEHSGYFKPGFSMQTGSGAAATACTRFMEEKMERSGVKARFALGGITGSLVDLHEKGLIEKLLDTQCFDGQAAASLARNPNHVEISTNVYANPGSKAASCDQLDVVILSALEIDVDFNVNVITGSDGVMRGASGGHCDVAAAANLTIVVAPLLRSRIPTVVKRVTTRLTPGESIDVLVTDHGIAVNPARPEIRERLMEAGMKVVDINALYERAISLTGVPKPIEFTDKIVGVIRYRDGSVIDTVRQVKEEV, from the coding sequence ATGAATCAGACAGAACTTCTCCATATGAATTTCCCCCATCTGCGGGATCTGAAACCCTTTGATACCGCCCACAGCGCGACGCCGTGGCTGGCGGACAGCGAGGCGAAGCACAGCCGCAAGCTCTGCGCCTCTATTGAAGAGGCGGTTAAGCGCTGCGGCTTGCAGGACGGGATGACCATCTCCTTCCACCACGCCTTTCGCGAAGGCGACCGGGTGATCAACACCGTCGTGGCGCTGCTGGCGCGGATGGGCCTCAAAAATCTGACCCTGGCTTCCAGCTCGCTGATGACCTGCAACGACGCGCTGATCGAGCATATCGAAAGCGGCGTCATCACCCGGATTTACACCTCCGGCATGCGCGGCAGGCTGGCGGATGCCATCTCTCACGGGCTGATGGACGAGCCGGTACAAATTCACTCCCACGGCGGGCGCGTGAAGCTACTCCAGGACGGCGAACTGAACATCGACGTGGCGTTTCTCGGCGTGCCGTGCAGCGATGAGTTTGGCAACGCCAACGGCACGCACGGCAAATCGTGCTGCGGCTCGCTGGGCTACGCGATGGTGGACGCGCAGTTTGCCCGCAAGGTGGTGCTGCTGACCGAAGCGCTGGTGCCGTTCCCCAATATGCCCGCCAGCCTGGTGCAGGATCAGGTGGACTACATCGTGCAGGTGGAGAGCGTGGGCGACCCGGCGAAAATCAGCGTCGGCGCAGCGCGCGTCACCAGCAACCCGCGCGAGCTGATGATTGCCCGCTATGCGGCGGACGTGATTGAACACTCCGGCTACTTCAAACCGGGCTTCTCGATGCAGACCGGCTCCGGCGCGGCGGCCACGGCCTGCACTCGCTTTATGGAAGAGAAGATGGAGCGCAGCGGCGTGAAGGCGCGCTTTGCGCTCGGCGGCATCACCGGCAGCCTGGTGGATCTGCACGAGAAGGGGCTCATCGAAAAGCTGCTCGATACCCAGTGTTTTGACGGTCAGGCGGCGGCCTCGCTGGCGCGTAACCCGAACCACGTGGAGATCTCCACCAACGTCTACGCCAACCCCGGCAGCAAGGCGGCAAGCTGCGACCAGCTCGACGTGGTGATCCTCAGCGCCCTGGAAATCGACGTCGACTTTAACGTCAATGTCATCACCGGCTCCGATGGCGTGATGCGTGGCGCATCCGGCGGACACTGCGACGTGGCGGCGGCAGCCAACCTGACCATTGTGGTCGCGCCGCTGCTGCGAAGCCGCATCCCGACCGTCGTGAAGCGCGTTACCACTCGCCTCACGCCGGGGGAGAGCATTGACGTGCTGGTCACCGACCACGGTATTGCGGTCAACCCGGCGCGCCCGGAGATCCGCGAACGACTCATGGAAGCAGGGATGAAGGTTGTAGATATCAACGCGCTGTATGAGCGAGCGATTTCGTTGACAGGCGTACCGAAACCGATTGAGTTCACCGACAAAATCGTCGGGGTGATCCGCTACCGCGACGGCAGCGTGATCGACACTGTGCGACAGGTGAAGGAGGAAGTATGA